TAAAGTCGACCACCCTGTTGGCCTGTCTTACCTAAACTGCAAACTAGTGAATGAACTGATAACACATAAATTCCTGATTTTTAGCTTTCTATTTTTATGTTAAAATAGGTTTAGAATAACTCCgctatcagtttttttttgtaacgcTGGACCATAATTAAGCTTTCTAAATCTTTACTACTATAAAATCAGCCcctaaacaaaaaaataaactttCAAAAATACTCATATATCAACAAGGATATCATGGTccaataaattatatatattttttataaactaaTTACCCACTTTATCGGAAAGATAAtcatatcaaaaaaaaaatcacccaCTCTCCCACACTCTCTAGTAGATATATAAACAGGCAACCCTGAGAATCATGAGATAATGAACATAACGCAAACCACTTACTAGTTACTACTAGACCACGCAACTCATTGATTAATGTAGTCAAAGTAGTACAGGTACATAACACAAATAGCCATGGCTAATGAACCTTTTCCAATATTACTCAAGAAAGCAACTGcaaagttatatatatatatatatatatatatatatatatatctgattTGGAAATGATCAATATCTGATAGTGGACATGTGATTTACTTTCATGTCACTATATTGAACTATCTCGCAGGGTTATACAAAACACTGGGAAAAAAAGGGTCTTGGACGCCCTTGGTCACATTTGGATATTGATAGAAATACATACGGATCTAAATACGCCCAGTTATCTTAACAGTGAGATACCAAATCGGCAACTGTCCTAAACTTGAGACATAGGATGGCAAAAATTTGATAGTTAAGGATGAAATTGAAAACCAATTAAGTGAATTAACCTTTCCTTTAGTGGGTCAGTTGTAATTAAACTCTTATAAATAGCTCCAGTTATCTTTGAAAACGATATTACAGAGAGCACATCAAAGCAAAGAGTGGTTTTCAGAGAAGTTTCTACTCTTTCATTCCCTGCTGAAAACCAAGCAAGCCTTGCCGATCCACGAGCTAGCAAGCCAGGTAATCTGCCTAACTTGTTACACACTACTGTTGTTGTTGAAATTAATGGAATGAAATCGTTCGAATTTCGATCTGAATTTCTGATACATTTTCCAATGGATATGATGCAGCCTGACAAGATTACTGAAGAATGGAAATGGTTAAGGAAGCAACGAAGATGTTTGCAGAGGGTGCTGGTGGAGTGGTGCTTGGATCGGCATGTGATTCCTTCTTGAAATCGATCGGGAAGTGCTGCATGTTTGATTATCCCGTCCTGGAGAGCGTCAAATCCACGGTGGAGAATTTGAGGGCAGTGACTCCAGAGATGGAAGATTTGAACAACAAATTGGGTGACCGTCAGGATGAAGTAAAAGAACTCAGAGAAGAACTGGAGAGGGGCAAAAGCCTTCTTGACGAGATGTCGGAGGTTGGATACTGGAGCCTCTACAAGGCAAGTTACAACGACCAACTGGTTGGATTGGATGCATCTCTTAAGAGTCTGGTGGGAAAACTACACCTGCAGTCAGCACTTGTTGTGAAGGAGGTCCTGGTTTCGACAAAGGAGACTGGTCGAGTTGTGAAGAGGACCAAAAGAAAAGTTGATGAAGTGGATGAAAATGTTAAAGATATACTGAACATTATGAAGAAACAAGAACAGAAGGATTTGGCAAACAAAGGTAACTTTCTTGGAAGCATTTGAACATTGCTGGtcaatatatatgtagctCAATATTACActtccttattttacaaaactacATCCATGTATAATGAATCAAGTAAGTCTGTTAACTCTCAGGACTTTGTTCTCTAGCCTGAACTGCATGCCCTTCGTAAGAACATATATTGATTTGAATCAATTGTATGAGTTTGACTTTGTTGTTGGAATTCTCCGATTTAACATCAACGGATGTGGTGGTGGAACCGTGTGGAAGTAAGTTTAAAGGTTTTCTGACTCTTAATTTTATGGCAGTGGGATTGGCAATTGAAGGGGCGGGTCTGGTAGCTGGACTAGAAGAAATTGCTGATCTGACTTGCCCTGCGTTCCTGTCAGACATACGGCTGGACTTTGCAGAAATGTTTCGGTGGCTTGAAGAAATGCATCGGCGGGCGCGCCGGACAATTGGATTGATAGAGACGAAGACGGCAGCAAGTGAAGTGACGCTTTATTTCCGGGTTGGGGAACTAAGGGATTTCAGAATGCTAATAGAGGAGGGAGTAAATGACATCCGCAAGTACCCCACGATTCTGGAGTGGACAGATGATCTCAAGTCTCAATACACCAGCAAATTTCGTGATTTGAATAAAACTCTCGAGGCTCTTTACAATCGTCTAGCTGGAATGCGACCATTTCGATGGAGGTGTGGAAACTGTGACGAGTCTCTTGCAAAAGCATCAACTTCAATTGGGGGTTCTGCAGGGTTTGCCATCCAGGGTAATTGATGATTATCACCAGAGAAAGAACAAGATATGAGACATCGAATGAGATCACACATATCATGTTAAACCAAGATGGGGCAATGCACTAGGCCCCGCATGTTTATTTCTGTATGTTTAACTAATTATTATGCAATATGAtcatttggtgaaatatttCAGAGGATATACTCCTCTGACAGTCCAATTATTTTGAATTTCCGATGGTATTTTGATATATGCAATTTCTCGGCTGCTGCCCGCAATGTATGCTCAGTTGATACACCAATCCTTGCTTGA
This genomic interval from Argentina anserina chromosome 1, drPotAnse1.1, whole genome shotgun sequence contains the following:
- the LOC126798213 gene encoding uncharacterized protein LOC126798213, translated to MEMVKEATKMFAEGAGGVVLGSACDSFLKSIGKCCMFDYPVLESVKSTVENLRAVTPEMEDLNNKLGDRQDEVKELREELERGKSLLDEMSEVGYWSLYKASYNDQLVGLDASLKSLVGKLHLQSALVVKEVLVSTKETGRVVKRTKRKVDEVDENVKDILNIMKKQEQKDLANKVGLAIEGAGLVAGLEEIADLTCPAFLSDIRLDFAEMFRWLEEMHRRARRTIGLIETKTAASEVTLYFRVGELRDFRMLIEEGVNDIRKYPTILEWTDDLKSQYTSKFRDLNKTLEALYNRLAGMRPFRWRCGNCDESLAKASTSIGGSAGFAIQGN